The Bacillus sp. Y1 genome has a window encoding:
- a CDS encoding potassium channel family protein, producing the protein MIFSLSLLIIFVCLFMSLRLLFIPNKIKGKQVSFENFLFLAFIYATVTIGFGLLYLLLEIHGHDVLLETNQADNSFHYIERLATSIYFSAITLFSVGYGDISPVGVARGIAVFQALIGYTIPAAFVARAVIDMEKN; encoded by the coding sequence ATGATCTTTTCTCTGTCTTTACTAATTATTTTTGTTTGTCTTTTTATGAGCTTACGACTGCTTTTTATCCCGAATAAAATTAAAGGGAAACAGGTGTCATTCGAAAATTTTCTCTTTCTTGCTTTTATTTATGCAACGGTAACCATTGGTTTTGGGTTGTTATATCTTTTATTAGAAATACATGGTCATGATGTATTGCTTGAAACCAACCAAGCAGATAATTCCTTTCATTATATAGAAAGATTAGCAACAAGTATTTATTTTAGTGCCATTACCCTTTTCTCAGTAGGATATGGTGACATATCACCAGTTGGTGTCGCACGGGGAATAGCCGTGTTCCAAGCACTGATAGGGTATACAATTCCTGCTGCTTTCGTGGCAAGAGCAGTCATTGATATGGAAAAAAACTAA
- the bcp gene encoding thioredoxin-dependent thiol peroxidase, producing MDVIGKVGPDVALPASNGKTVSLSDFKGKNIVLYFYPKDMTPGCTTQACDFRDQYESFADLNAVIIGVSTDPMSRHEKFIDKYDLPFILLADEEQKLSEAFGVWKLKKNFGKEYMGIERSTFILDEEGIVVKEWRKVSVKGHVEQALQFLKEKITA from the coding sequence ATGGATGTAATAGGAAAAGTAGGTCCGGATGTAGCGTTGCCTGCAAGCAATGGGAAGACAGTTTCTCTCTCAGATTTTAAGGGGAAGAATATTGTGTTGTACTTTTACCCAAAGGATATGACACCAGGCTGTACGACACAAGCTTGTGATTTTCGAGATCAGTATGAAAGCTTTGCTGACTTGAACGCTGTTATTATTGGGGTAAGTACAGATCCAATGAGTAGACATGAAAAATTTATTGATAAATATGACCTTCCCTTCATATTATTAGCAGACGAAGAACAAAAGTTGTCAGAGGCATTTGGTGTATGGAAATTAAAAAAGAACTTTGGCAAAGAATACATGGGCATTGAGCGTTCAACCTTTATTCTTGATGAAGAAGGAATCGTAGTGAAGGAATGGAGAAAAGTGTCTGTGAAAGGTCATGTGGAACAGGCATTACAATTTTTAAAAGAAAAAATTACAGCCTAA
- a CDS encoding cob(I)yrinic acid a,c-diamide adenosyltransferase: protein MKIYTRSGDKGKTSLLYGERVKKSDQRVEAYGTCDEANSAIGLALSLLVLDDQEAEKDIKETLNLVQTTLFYVGAELATPIGKKVMNAVTEDHVRELEVCIDRWEENLKELKNFILPGGNSAAAALHMARTIVRRAERCAVDIDQVNPIIIAYLNRLSDLLFVAGRYVNSQKGIIDVLVKVQE from the coding sequence ATGAAAATCTATACAAGATCTGGTGATAAAGGAAAAACATCGCTGCTCTATGGTGAGCGTGTAAAGAAAAGTGATCAAAGAGTCGAAGCGTATGGGACATGTGATGAAGCGAACTCGGCGATTGGTCTTGCTTTAAGTCTTTTGGTATTAGATGATCAAGAAGCAGAGAAGGATATAAAAGAAACACTTAATCTTGTACAAACCACTCTTTTTTATGTGGGAGCTGAGCTTGCTACACCGATAGGAAAGAAAGTGATGAACGCAGTAACGGAAGATCATGTAAGGGAACTTGAGGTTTGTATTGATCGGTGGGAAGAGAACCTGAAAGAACTGAAAAATTTTATCTTGCCGGGAGGGAATTCTGCTGCCGCTGCCCTTCATATGGCTCGGACAATTGTGAGGCGGGCAGAAAGATGTGCAGTCGATATCGATCAAGTAAACCCGATAATAATTGCTTATTTAAATCGCCTATCTGATTTGTTATTTGTCGCAGGAAGATATGTAAATAGTCAGAAGGGAATAATTGATGTACTAGTAAAAGTGCAAGAATAA
- the perR gene encoding peroxide-responsive transcriptional repressor PerR: protein MAVSHQLKEALDTLKETGVRITPQRHAILEYLINSMSHPTADDIYKALEGKFPNMSVATVYNNLRVFREVGLVKELTYGDASSRFDFITTHHYHVICEKCGKIVDFHYPGLDEVEQLASHVTGFKVSHHRMEIYGTCPDCAIKEAH, encoded by the coding sequence ATGGCGGTGTCGCATCAATTGAAAGAAGCGCTTGACACGTTAAAAGAAACTGGAGTCCGCATTACTCCCCAGCGTCATGCGATACTTGAATATTTAATAAACTCCATGTCACACCCGACTGCTGATGATATTTATAAAGCTCTTGAAGGTAAATTTCCTAATATGAGTGTGGCTACAGTTTACAATAATTTACGAGTATTCCGTGAGGTTGGGCTTGTAAAAGAACTTACTTATGGGGATGCATCCAGTAGGTTTGATTTTATTACAACTCATCATTATCATGTAATCTGTGAAAAATGTGGGAAGATTGTCGATTTTCACTATCCTGGACTTGATGAAGTAGAGCAGTTAGCTTCTCATGTTACTGGATTTAAAGTGAGTCACCACCGAATGGAGATTTACGGAACATGTCCGGATTGTGCGATTAAAGAAGCTCATTAG
- a CDS encoding YgzB family protein, whose protein sequence is MGKYSSKINKIRTFALSLIFIGFIIMYIGIFFRTAPLVMTFFMLLGLLSIIASTVVYFWIGMLSTKTVQVVCPNCQKTTKVLGRVDMCMYCNEPLTLDPSLTGKEFDEKYNRKHSKKADM, encoded by the coding sequence ATGGGTAAATACTCTAGCAAAATTAACAAAATTCGTACTTTTGCACTAAGCTTAATTTTTATTGGATTCATTATTATGTATATAGGAATCTTCTTCAGAACGGCTCCCTTAGTTATGACTTTCTTTATGCTTCTTGGGCTTTTATCAATTATCGCGAGCACCGTGGTGTATTTCTGGATCGGAATGTTATCTACAAAGACCGTTCAGGTAGTTTGTCCAAATTGCCAGAAAACAACTAAGGTATTAGGGCGAGTTGATATGTGCATGTATTGCAACGAACCGCTTACACTTGACCCGAGCTTAACTGGTAAAGAATTTGATGAAAAATATAACCGTAAACACAGCAAAAAAGCTGACATGTAA
- a CDS encoding nucleotidyltransferase-like protein, with protein sequence MEDFLRPLYQERASQANTLGVLFIEKKQKSIPTTDTFDAVLLIVVKEAEQAVFIKHYTYENKKAALHVVKESQINEWILLGTNRKIFDWFYNGKIQFDRNEYLHDLKKELMEFPFYGRKVKMGLEFARLIRRYMDGKAFFENKHHLDAYNHVVHSLHHLARLAVIENGFHPEVTVWHQVKQIEPEIFKLYSELVTSEETIEKRLELLFLASEFLIHSRTKVGIMHLQEVLAQKDLWAFQEILSHDELKEYSVDLSMLLEYLIEKGYIEVVNQETKGQGVFHRYYKVAEKLS encoded by the coding sequence ATGGAAGACTTTCTCCGTCCTTTATACCAGGAACGGGCAAGCCAAGCAAATACACTTGGTGTCTTATTTATAGAGAAAAAACAAAAATCCATTCCTACTACAGATACGTTTGATGCTGTTTTACTTATTGTTGTAAAGGAAGCGGAACAAGCGGTTTTTATTAAACATTACACCTATGAAAATAAAAAAGCTGCATTACATGTTGTAAAAGAATCACAAATTAATGAATGGATTCTTCTTGGTACAAATCGTAAAATCTTTGACTGGTTTTATAACGGAAAAATACAATTCGATCGTAATGAGTACCTTCATGATTTGAAGAAAGAACTTATGGAATTTCCTTTCTATGGTAGAAAGGTAAAGATGGGACTCGAGTTTGCAAGATTAATTCGTCGCTATATGGATGGGAAAGCCTTCTTTGAAAATAAACATCATTTAGATGCGTATAATCATGTGGTTCACTCTCTTCATCATTTAGCGAGACTTGCTGTAATCGAAAATGGCTTTCATCCTGAAGTGACCGTTTGGCATCAGGTGAAACAAATTGAGCCGGAAATTTTTAAATTGTATTCAGAGTTAGTAACGAGTGAAGAAACAATTGAAAAAAGGCTCGAACTATTATTTTTAGCAAGTGAGTTTCTTATTCATTCAAGAACGAAAGTAGGCATTATGCATCTTCAAGAGGTGTTAGCACAAAAGGACCTCTGGGCGTTCCAAGAAATCTTAAGTCATGATGAGCTGAAAGAATACTCAGTAGATTTAAGTATGTTATTAGAGTACTTAATAGAAAAAGGATATATTGAGGTTGTTAATCAGGAAACAAAGGGACAAGGTGTGTTTCATAGATATTATAAAGTTGCTGAAAAATTATCGTAA
- a CDS encoding nuclear transport factor 2 family protein, which translates to MSLEQHSIPTHSLKEKAISFLQLVASGKVREAYERYIEPDFCHHNPYFRGDVDSLKLAMAENAAQNPNKILEVKLAIQEGDTVAVHSHVRQKPDDLGGAVVHIFRFQNSRIVEMWDIGQPIPEDSPNENGMF; encoded by the coding sequence TTGAGTTTGGAACAGCACTCTATACCAACCCACTCTCTTAAAGAAAAGGCAATATCTTTTCTCCAGCTCGTAGCCTCTGGGAAAGTCCGTGAAGCATATGAGAGATACATAGAACCTGACTTTTGTCACCACAATCCCTATTTCCGAGGTGATGTAGATTCACTTAAGCTCGCGATGGCAGAGAATGCAGCTCAGAACCCCAATAAGATACTAGAAGTCAAACTAGCTATTCAAGAAGGGGATACAGTGGCAGTTCACTCCCATGTGAGGCAGAAGCCAGATGATCTTGGAGGAGCTGTTGTACATATCTTTCGTTTCCAAAATAGCCGCATTGTTGAAATGTGGGATATAGGTCAACCTATACCAGAGGATTCCCCTAATGAAAACGGGATGTTTTAA
- a CDS encoding sensor histidine kinase, with amino-acid sequence MSELFQGLLINLLFILLSILLLNLLILAKHNIYTYRFGKLHLFLMSSLLMIVSILLSVKVDEGFVYDLRFIPFLLGCIYGGRPVILGLASVMILIRLPFGGNGIWVTTILAVIYTVVMIYMYPNLLKKPLYNRLFLFTFLSFLYSVIGFLIPSILFDFDQTFSYFIYVMVLTASTFFVCYLCEVLRTFHLLQMESIKFEKMETVSHLAASISHEVRNPLTVVRGFLQLVHEHSDTPEDCKTYTSLAIAEADRASEIINEYLTFARPHPEVELPLDLEQEIQKCVEIIRPLANKQGITIETAFLHNHPITGDPHKFQQILLNISKNGIDAMKSGGILFLFTKEDENGVHLSITDTGIGMTSEQVARLGEPFFSLKGNKGTGLGMMVVYRIVESMRGTVHVNSKPMKGTRITLSFPVKESFNT; translated from the coding sequence ATGAGTGAGCTTTTTCAAGGTCTACTGATTAATTTATTGTTTATTCTTCTATCCATTTTGCTACTCAACTTATTAATCCTAGCCAAACACAATATATATACCTATCGATTTGGCAAGCTGCACCTCTTCCTTATGTCTTCCCTCTTAATGATTGTTAGTATTCTTTTGTCTGTTAAAGTTGATGAAGGCTTTGTTTATGACTTGCGCTTCATCCCTTTTCTACTTGGATGTATCTACGGTGGCAGACCCGTTATATTAGGCTTGGCAAGCGTAATGATCCTAATCCGACTCCCCTTTGGTGGAAACGGTATTTGGGTTACCACTATTCTTGCAGTTATCTACACAGTTGTTATGATTTATATGTATCCAAATTTATTAAAAAAGCCTCTTTATAACCGACTATTTCTTTTTACTTTTCTATCTTTTTTATATTCAGTGATAGGGTTTCTAATTCCATCTATTTTATTTGATTTTGATCAGACCTTTTCTTATTTCATCTATGTAATGGTCCTAACAGCTTCTACATTTTTTGTTTGTTACTTGTGTGAAGTACTTCGAACCTTTCATCTTTTGCAAATGGAATCGATTAAGTTTGAAAAAATGGAAACGGTCAGCCATTTAGCTGCTAGTATTAGTCATGAAGTACGAAATCCATTAACGGTTGTGAGAGGATTTTTACAATTAGTACATGAACATTCGGATACGCCTGAGGATTGTAAAACCTATACTTCTCTTGCCATTGCCGAAGCAGATCGTGCATCGGAGATTATTAATGAATATCTAACCTTTGCCAGACCACATCCTGAAGTGGAATTGCCACTCGACTTGGAGCAAGAGATTCAAAAGTGTGTTGAAATCATTCGTCCACTTGCAAACAAACAAGGAATAACGATCGAAACAGCTTTTTTACATAACCACCCGATAACTGGTGATCCACATAAATTCCAGCAAATACTGCTTAATATCTCGAAAAATGGTATCGATGCTATGAAGTCTGGGGGTATATTATTTTTGTTCACGAAAGAGGATGAGAATGGTGTCCACCTAAGTATTACAGACACTGGTATAGGTATGACATCAGAACAAGTCGCAAGATTAGGTGAGCCGTTCTTTTCATTAAAAGGCAACAAGGGGACTGGTTTAGGAATGATGGTCGTATATCGTATCGTCGAAAGCATGAGAGGTACTGTGCATGTGAATAGCAAACCGATGAAAGGCACAAGAATTACCCTTTCCTTTCCTGTTAAAGAATCCTTTAATACATAA